A portion of the Candidatus Bipolaricaulota bacterium genome contains these proteins:
- a CDS encoding ABC transporter substrate-binding protein, translating into MIPLLTMVLVIGVVFLAAADETPIKLGAVNPLGDITGAQMTKAMQLAVDEINAAGGVLGRPLELIVMDSEFNPAKGAAAIEKLVTVDKVDVLIGGMSSGVHMGEIPILKKYQKVTVWAGAASHVCEDALKDCDWYFHLHPWDYLQGESYVKGWADIVDKYPDVKIHKVFVAYEDGAFGTTSYQGTVAAFKDWDVSGESFKSAALGGGDYTAVLQHAKAANPDLFLWIGYGADALPIMEQAKAIGFEPPIFVGSPPGWPVDFGKSPLANDVVLYGMWAPSMKNVNPVSKHFWDAYIAKYNEEPATYFCPLGYTNVYIVAQAIERAGSLDKEALIKALEETKYDSPLGETVTFTPSNAIKHQGFQGQKILQWQNGEQQVIWPFEYSTADLVYPFHFGGE; encoded by the coding sequence TTGATTCCCCTCCTCACTATGGTGTTGGTCATCGGGGTGGTATTCCTCGCCGCGGCAGACGAGACCCCGATCAAGCTTGGAGCGGTCAATCCGCTGGGCGATATCACTGGTGCCCAGATGACGAAGGCGATGCAGTTGGCGGTCGACGAGATCAACGCCGCCGGTGGGGTCCTCGGTCGTCCACTCGAGCTGATCGTGATGGACAGCGAGTTCAATCCCGCCAAGGGAGCAGCGGCGATCGAGAAGTTGGTGACGGTGGATAAGGTCGATGTCCTCATCGGCGGGATGTCAAGCGGAGTTCACATGGGGGAGATCCCCATCCTTAAGAAATATCAGAAGGTCACGGTATGGGCCGGAGCTGCGTCCCATGTATGCGAGGATGCCCTAAAAGACTGCGATTGGTACTTCCATCTCCATCCCTGGGACTATCTCCAAGGAGAGAGCTACGTGAAAGGCTGGGCGGATATCGTGGATAAGTACCCTGATGTCAAGATCCACAAAGTGTTCGTCGCCTACGAGGACGGAGCGTTTGGAACCACTTCTTATCAAGGGACCGTAGCCGCGTTCAAGGATTGGGACGTCTCCGGTGAGTCGTTCAAGAGCGCCGCCCTGGGCGGGGGCGACTACACCGCAGTCCTCCAGCACGCCAAGGCCGCAAACCCGGATCTCTTCCTGTGGATCGGCTATGGAGCCGATGCACTCCCGATCATGGAGCAGGCGAAGGCGATCGGGTTTGAGCCTCCGATCTTCGTTGGCTCCCCTCCGGGGTGGCCGGTCGATTTCGGCAAGTCCCCGTTGGCCAACGACGTCGTCCTGTACGGGATGTGGGCTCCGTCAATGAAGAACGTCAACCCAGTGAGCAAGCACTTCTGGGATGCCTATATCGCAAAGTACAACGAGGAACCGGCCACCTACTTCTGCCCGCTCGGGTACACCAACGTTTACATCGTGGCGCAGGCGATCGAACGGGCCGGGTCCCTGGACAAGGAAGCCCTGATCAAGGCGCTGGAGGAGACGAAGTACGATTCCCCGCTCGGGGAGACCGTGACGTTCACCCCGTCCAACGCGATCAAGCATCAGGGGTTCCAGGGCCAGAAGATCCTGCAGTGGCAGAACGGTGAGCAGCAGGTGATCTGGCCGTTCGAGTACTCCACCGCTGATCTCGTGTACCCGTTCCATTTCGGCGGAGAGTAG